In one Actinomycetota bacterium genomic region, the following are encoded:
- a CDS encoding HIT domain-containing protein, with translation MKYIMSEKAKGCIFCDKPKENKDKENYILHRAKTCFIMLNIYPYNSGHLMIASYKHVPDLQGLEDHELSELMLVTRKSIQILTKAIKPDGFNIGINLGRMVGAGVEDHIHIHVVPRWNGDTNFMPTIGDTKVIPELLDATYEKLKQALKTS, from the coding sequence ATGAAATATATCATGAGCGAGAAAGCCAAAGGTTGCATCTTTTGTGATAAACCCAAGGAAAACAAGGACAAGGAAAACTACATTCTTCATAGGGCTAAAACCTGCTTCATTATGCTAAATATCTATCCTTACAACAGCGGTCACCTGATGATCGCCTCCTATAAGCACGTTCCGGATTTGCAAGGGCTTGAAGATCATGAGCTCTCAGAGTTGATGCTGGTCACAAGGAAGAGCATCCAAATTCTCACCAAGGCGATAAAGCCCGATGGGTTCAATATCGGCATAAATTTGGGAAGAATGGTAGGGGCAGGCGTGGAAGACCACATCCACATTCATGTGGTCCCAAGATGGAACGGAGACACGAATTTCATGCCTACGATTGGGGATACCAAAGTCATCCCCGAACTTCTGGATGCCACATACGAAAAACTCAAACAAGCCCTGAAAACAAGCTGA